The following is a genomic window from Methanobrevibacter ruminantium.
GATGGACTGATTCCTATGAAGATAAGGAGCATAACATAACCTACAACATGTCCTGTGTAAAGGATGGTGACTTCATAACCGATGTTTATCAATTGCAAGGGTTAGGGGCTCCTGAAATAAGAAACTATAATGGCCAGCCTTGGAAAATATTCTATTCTCAAGCTGTTCCTAATGCCAATGTTTCAGCTAATGGAAGTTCCGGAAACAATTCCAATAATACTATTAATGTGTACATTTGTGAAGCTGACATTAATGGAACCGCATATACAATAAATATCATGTCTTATGATAATAAGACAGAATGTGACGGAACTTTATTCTGTCCGTTGTATAAGGATTATACTGAACCTTTAATTAAGAGCATTGAGTTTAAAGATGCTAAAAAAGCTCCTAAAATGGCTGATTTAATGGGCATGTCAGATGGGGAGTTTGAATTCAATAGGGAATACGTTGATGGTATTTTCAATGGTACCATTGATCCAAGTCAAGGTTAATGGAATATTAAATTTTTATAAGATTTGACAGAATAATAATTTATTCTGTTGTTTATTCTCTTTTTTAAAAGATCAAGTTAGTGATATTTATGAAAGTAACTGTTTTTCATGCAAATGAATGTGATAAAAGGAAATGCACTGCATTTAAGATGGAAAAGCAAGGAAAATGCAAGATAGTCTATAAGATACATCAGATTCCACGTGGTGCAGTTGTTTTGAATCCATTTTCCGAAAAGGCAGTATCCTATGAAGACAGGCCTCTTGTTGAAAACAAGGGTGTTGTAGGTCTTGACTGTTCTTGGAATAAGGTATCTAAGTCAGCAAGTTTCTTCAGTTTATCTAAATATCACAGGTCTCTTCCTTTTTTAATCGCTGCAAATCCGGTTAATTTTGGAAAGCCTTGCATATTATCTACAAATGAAGCTATTGCCGCTACATTCTATATAACTGGATTTAAGGATGAGGCACACCATATCATGGATGGATTCAAATGGGGTCATTCATTCATAGAAATGAATTATGACTTATTGGAATCTTACAGTGATGTAAAAACAAGTGAAGAGGTAGTACAAATACAAAATGAGTTCTTAGAGGCTCATGAAAGGTAAAAATAAACCTAACATTTATATAGTATTAAATTAATATATTTCATTAATAGTTATGATTACATGCTATTGTAATTCATAATTTATTTTTAGACTTTTAGTATGAATTTAATGAATTATTTCTCTAGAATTTTTTCATGAATTTCTATTTAAGTTATATTGATCAATTAATTTAATAAGATACGGAGGAATTATTAATGGCAAGATTTGAAGAAGCAGAAAACAGAATGTTTAATGTAAAAATCTGTTTAAAATGTAATGCACGTAATCCTGCTGGAGCTACTACTTGTAGAAAATGTGGTTACAAAGGTTTAAGATTCAAAGCTAAAGAACCTAGAGGATAGATTCACTCTATCCCTTTAAACTTAAAAGAGAATTTTTATTCTCTTTAGATTTTTATATTAACTTATTTTTCTAAATACCAATTTTAACTGATTTAACTAATTTTTAACTAATTTTCATTGGTTTTTATAAATTTTTAACTGATTTTAACTAATTTTTAACTTTAACAATTTTATATTATAAACTATTCTTATAATTTACTAATTTTACAGATTCTTTATTTTATAATAATTTTTAATAAATTTATATTAATTTTAAATACTAATAAGTAAATAAATATAATTATTAATAGATTATTTCAAAGATTAATCTAAAATTAATTTAATTTAATAAATATTTTAAAATTCATTGTGTGATTTTATGGAAAATGTAGAAGCTCATTTTAAAGAAATATTAAAAACTCGTAAAATTCATTTAACTCTAATAGATCCTGATGAACAAAGCCCTGAAGAAGCTGTAGCTATTGCTAAAGCAGCAATTGAAGGTGGCAGTGATGGTATTATGGTTGGAGGTTCCACTGTAGATACCGCTGCACTTGACGGAACTTGTAAGGCATTATCTGAAAACATTGAATTGCCTATTGTATTGTTCCCAGGAAACATCAATGGTGCAAGCAAATATGCAGATGCTATCTTCTTCATGAGTTATTTAAATTCAAACAATCCTTACTGGATTATCGGTGCTCAAGCATTGGCAGCACCTGCAGTTAACAAAACAGGTATCGAAAAGATTCCTATGGGTTATGTCGTAGCTGAACCTGGTGGAACTGTCGGTTGGGTTGGAGACGCTAAATTAATCCCAAGAAACAAGCCAAAAATCCCAGCTATCTATGCTATGGCAGCTGAAAACTTAGGTATGAGATACTTCTATATTGAAGCAGGATCCGGTGCAGATCAACCTATTCCTCCTGAAATGGTTGCATATACAAAAAGAGCTACCCAAGACATTGTTCTTGTTGTAGGTGGAGGAATCCGTGATGCAACAGCAGCTTATACTGCAGCAAAAGCTGGTGCAGACATCATTGTTACAGGCACTGTTGTAGAAGAAACTACCGATGTTAAAGGTAAAATCCAAGAAATAGTGGCAGGAGTTCGTAAAGCTTCTGAATAATATTATTTCTTTCTTTTTTTCTTTTTTTAGATTATTTTATAAATTTTTAACTTCTAAACTATTTTTTTTTTTTTACTATTGTTTTCTATCTTTTTAATTAATTACCAAATGCTCTTTCTAACCGTTTAAATAAAACTAAACTATATATTAATTTATAAAATAATTTATAATATTAGGATAATATTTTAATATATAAAATTGTAAAATAAGAAAAATTATAATTTTTTAGGTTTTATCATGTTAAATTCGTTATATACAGAGGCTATTAGGAAAAAAGGATTAATTAATGAACCTTTGGAAGAATATAAGGAAACTAAAATAGACATTGAATCCAAATGGCATGAAGAGGAGATTATTGCAAGTGATTCAAACCATATTCTTGCTGCAGGTGATGGAAGCTATAACAAAAAGAAATATCTTAGCTTCAATTTCTATGCTGTAGCTGCACAATCTCTCATTTACAATCCTAATGATACAGAATCAAAACTAAAGACAATTGAATCTGCAGAGCTCGATATAATACCTCATCAATCATTTTTAGAGGATAGATTGAGGAATATGATGAGCATATTTGAGATAAAGACTGCAATAAAGACATTCAATGATTTTGATATAGATTATTATATGGATGATGGATCTATTTTAGGCGATTTGATACGTCCAATTCCTGTAGAAAAGAGCATTTCACCAGAATATAAATCAAACATAATATCTCCAGTCAAGGAAAAACTAGAGTCTGAAATACAATCTAGCGAGTTAAATCTATCTTCATTTAATTTCAAGGAAGAATTTAAAGACTTGTTTGATGATGAAAATATTGATGAATATGCTTTAATAACATTTTTAGAGAGTTTGGAAAACTTGATTGCATTAAAATATCTTTTAGAGAATAAAAAGAAAATCATCGCCATTTCCAAAACATCATCAAGCAATGAAATATTCCATGCAAATATACCTGATATGGCTATTTTGGATGGAATGACAAGAAAGCAAGGATTCAGTGAACCTTACCATAGAAAGGTAACTTACAAGACCAAGCATGATTTCCCTATTGAAGATGAGTTCTTTAGAGATCTTTGGTTTACAATATTCTTTGCAAGACTTGATGACAATAAGAACATCATTAAAATAGAATTGCCTTTTTACACTAAAGATTTAGATGAAATAAGAGAAATTTTAAAGGTTTTAAAATCAAATTCAACTGAAGGATATCCATTTTTACTAAAGAAAGCACATAATGATGTTGTTATTTCAAATCAGGATATGGATAGCTTGTCTAAAATAATTGGATTCTTGGATAAGTCTGGTCGTGAAATGTTAAATTAAGATAATGAAGATGACTAAATAATTTGATTATTAAGTTTAATTGAAGTTTATAAAATAAAAAATTTGTTTTAGAGAATATATTGAGTTTAGAGGTTTAAAAATGATTGGAAGATGCATAGGAGAAACATCTCTTATTGAAGTAAGTTTCATTTCAAAAGAAATGCCACAAGTAGGGGAATATGTAACACTTGAATATGATGGAAAAATCATATTAGGTATGATAGAATCAATGGTTCGCGGAAGCGTTTCATTAAACAATGAAATTTATGATCCAGATACAATTGCTAAGATAAGGGAAATTGAAGGTGATGATTATTACATAAGGGGAAACATCTCAATTCTTGGAGATATAAATGATAATTTGAAATTGC
Proteins encoded in this region:
- a CDS encoding DUF367 family protein encodes the protein MKVTVFHANECDKRKCTAFKMEKQGKCKIVYKIHQIPRGAVVLNPFSEKAVSYEDRPLVENKGVVGLDCSWNKVSKSASFFSLSKYHRSLPFLIAANPVNFGKPCILSTNEAIAATFYITGFKDEAHHIMDGFKWGHSFIEMNYDLLESYSDVKTSEEVVQIQNEFLEAHER
- a CDS encoding 50S ribosomal protein L40e, which gives rise to MARFEEAENRMFNVKICLKCNARNPAGATTCRKCGYKGLRFKAKEPRG
- a CDS encoding geranylgeranylglyceryl/heptaprenylglyceryl phosphate synthase, with translation MENVEAHFKEILKTRKIHLTLIDPDEQSPEEAVAIAKAAIEGGSDGIMVGGSTVDTAALDGTCKALSENIELPIVLFPGNINGASKYADAIFFMSYLNSNNPYWIIGAQALAAPAVNKTGIEKIPMGYVVAEPGGTVGWVGDAKLIPRNKPKIPAIYAMAAENLGMRYFYIEAGSGADQPIPPEMVAYTKRATQDIVLVVGGGIRDATAAYTAAKAGADIIVTGTVVEETTDVKGKIQEIVAGVRKASE
- a CDS encoding DNA double-strand break repair nuclease NurA — encoded protein: MLNSLYTEAIRKKGLINEPLEEYKETKIDIESKWHEEEIIASDSNHILAAGDGSYNKKKYLSFNFYAVAAQSLIYNPNDTESKLKTIESAELDIIPHQSFLEDRLRNMMSIFEIKTAIKTFNDFDIDYYMDDGSILGDLIRPIPVEKSISPEYKSNIISPVKEKLESEIQSSELNLSSFNFKEEFKDLFDDENIDEYALITFLESLENLIALKYLLENKKKIIAISKTSSSNEIFHANIPDMAILDGMTRKQGFSEPYHRKVTYKTKHDFPIEDEFFRDLWFTIFFARLDDNKNIIKIELPFYTKDLDEIREILKVLKSNSTEGYPFLLKKAHNDVVISNQDMDSLSKIIGFLDKSGREMLN